The Acidobacteriota bacterium genome window below encodes:
- a CDS encoding carbohydrate binding family 9 domain-containing protein, whose product MTSFRSNALPTFVCILMSTAVAAAEKPSIGAAKLSTPPAIDGEIGDEEWAGASIIDEHFVQIEPEHGSPSPFRTVVRVGQTGDSLYVAFEAYDPDPARLAAAVTQRDDDLDPDDSVGVLIDTFGDRRTAYLFGTNTLATQLDGRIADNGRTVDLEWDEAWTCGANRYADRWVAEFEIPFAALRFPSGADQTWGINFLRMVPRRLESALWSGPAESRWRVTAFGSLTGIKSPVGEQKTWQAIPYAVASIEEDKGADLEIGGDLRWRPSSSIGVDLTVNPDFALIEADVETINLTRFELFIPEKRPFFLEGNQMYEQRIRQFYSRRIGDITWGGKSTGTIARTDFSVIATSEDMEIDATGATNRADYGIARFQRGLPGGSTIGLLATNRRRDGSNQGSIGLDTTLFFTETFGMTAQLIRVHGDQADGGLAWFVRPSYDSATTHFHVRYTSLDPQIREDFNAVGFLRDDDRRELDTNFNRTFWPQGGVIEKIEAGANYNRYTSQEGVLRSWEFEPDVEITFRSGWEIEIEYVDEFKLFEKEYRNDRVELKGGWDGRDGRSIFAFVGSGVNFDSDLVLYGAEAAWKFGDSLRLSYSATRLELDPDPENETTWIHVLEALYAFNPDLFVKLFVQTNSAIDKVNVQAVGVWRFKPPFGSVQIAFQRGTSEIGEESDQGNTLFTKFSWVF is encoded by the coding sequence GTGACGAGCTTTCGGTCGAACGCGTTACCAACCTTCGTCTGCATCCTGATGTCTACGGCCGTCGCCGCCGCCGAAAAGCCGTCGATCGGGGCTGCGAAGCTGTCCACGCCTCCCGCCATCGATGGTGAGATCGGCGACGAGGAATGGGCGGGGGCCTCGATCATCGACGAGCACTTCGTACAAATCGAGCCCGAGCACGGAAGCCCCTCACCGTTTCGCACCGTGGTCCGCGTCGGACAGACCGGAGATTCACTCTATGTCGCCTTCGAGGCGTACGATCCCGACCCGGCTCGCCTCGCCGCCGCTGTAACCCAGCGCGACGACGACCTGGACCCGGACGACTCGGTCGGAGTCCTCATCGACACCTTCGGCGATCGGCGAACCGCCTACCTGTTCGGCACCAACACCCTGGCCACGCAGCTCGACGGGCGAATCGCCGACAACGGCCGCACGGTCGACCTCGAGTGGGACGAGGCCTGGACCTGCGGCGCCAACCGATACGCTGATCGCTGGGTCGCCGAGTTCGAAATTCCGTTCGCCGCACTCCGGTTCCCTTCTGGAGCCGATCAGACCTGGGGCATCAATTTCCTTCGCATGGTCCCGCGGAGGCTGGAATCTGCACTGTGGTCGGGACCGGCCGAATCTCGATGGCGGGTCACCGCCTTCGGTTCTCTGACCGGAATCAAATCACCCGTGGGAGAGCAAAAGACCTGGCAGGCAATTCCTTACGCGGTGGCCTCGATTGAGGAAGACAAGGGAGCCGACCTCGAGATCGGCGGCGACCTGAGGTGGCGTCCGTCGAGCTCAATCGGAGTCGACCTCACGGTGAACCCGGACTTCGCGCTCATCGAAGCCGATGTCGAGACCATCAATCTCACCAGATTCGAGCTCTTCATTCCCGAAAAGCGACCGTTCTTCCTCGAGGGCAACCAAATGTACGAGCAGCGTATCCGCCAGTTCTACAGCCGGCGGATCGGCGACATCACCTGGGGTGGCAAGAGCACGGGCACGATCGCACGCACCGATTTCTCGGTCATCGCGACGTCGGAAGACATGGAAATCGACGCGACGGGCGCGACCAACCGTGCGGATTACGGTATCGCTCGCTTCCAGCGCGGTCTGCCAGGCGGCTCGACGATTGGCCTGCTTGCTACCAACCGCCGGCGCGACGGATCCAATCAGGGCTCGATCGGACTCGATACGACACTCTTCTTCACCGAGACATTCGGGATGACCGCGCAGCTCATTCGCGTTCACGGAGACCAGGCCGATGGCGGTCTGGCCTGGTTCGTCCGCCCCTCGTACGACAGTGCCACCACCCACTTCCACGTCCGCTACACCAGCCTCGACCCGCAAATTCGCGAAGATTTCAACGCCGTCGGATTCTTGCGCGACGACGATCGCCGGGAGCTTGACACCAACTTCAACAGGACATTTTGGCCGCAGGGTGGGGTCATCGAAAAAATCGAAGCCGGTGCCAATTACAACCGGTACACGAGCCAGGAGGGCGTTCTGCGGAGCTGGGAGTTCGAGCCTGACGTGGAGATCACCTTTCGCAGCGGTTGGGAGATCGAAATCGAGTACGTCGACGAGTTCAAGCTCTTCGAAAAGGAGTACCGGAACGATCGTGTCGAACTGAAAGGAGGGTGGGATGGACGTGACGGAAGGTCGATCTTCGCCTTCGTCGGCAGCGGGGTGAACTTCGACAGCGACCTCGTGCTCTACGGTGCGGAGGCGGCCTGGAAGTTCGGTGACAGCTTACGGCTCTCATATTCCGCCACGCGCCTCGAGCTCGACCCCGACCCCGAGAATGAAACCACCTGGATCCACGTGCTCGAGGCCCTGTATGCATTCAACCCGGATCTCTTCGTCAAGCTCTTCGTCCAAACCAACTCGGCGATCGACAAGGTCAACGTTCAGGCGGTCGGCGTGTGGCGCTTCAAGCCGCCGTTCGGATCCGTTCAGATTGCGTTCCAGCGCGGCACGTCGGAGATTGGGGAGGAGTCGGATCAAGGGAACACGCTGTTCACCAAATTCTCGTGGGTGTTTTAA
- the mutM gene encoding bifunctional DNA-formamidopyrimidine glycosylase/DNA-(apurinic or apyrimidinic site) lyase: protein MPELPEVETIRRVLEHEVPGVRIDRVSGRSINMRRPLAIEKLAPLLTGASFLTLRRRAKYLLFDFDRPGSLLVHLGMSGRIQLVDEMAPLADHTHMILTLSDGRQLRFVDPRRFGLIDWLAPGGEDTDASLARLGIEPLDPGLVSILPPLLHERRSPIKSLLLDQRVVAGIGNIYAAEALWRAGIHPRRAANRTSLARLGRLAQSVQDVLKEAVDRGGTTLRDFSKPDGEMGFFAQQLAVYGRQGEECGRCGSAIRSEVIGGRTTAWCPECQR, encoded by the coding sequence GTGCCGGAGCTACCGGAGGTCGAGACCATCCGTCGCGTGCTGGAGCACGAGGTGCCGGGTGTCCGAATCGATCGGGTGAGTGGTCGTTCGATCAACATGCGCCGGCCATTGGCGATAGAGAAGCTCGCGCCATTGCTGACAGGCGCCAGCTTTCTCACTCTTCGCCGACGCGCAAAGTACCTGCTGTTCGACTTCGATCGCCCGGGATCGCTGCTCGTTCACCTCGGCATGTCAGGTCGTATACAGCTGGTGGATGAAATGGCACCTCTTGCAGACCACACGCATATGATTCTCACACTGAGCGATGGACGTCAGCTGCGCTTCGTCGATCCACGCCGATTCGGTCTCATCGACTGGCTTGCACCAGGCGGCGAGGACACCGATGCCTCGCTGGCACGGCTCGGCATCGAACCGCTCGATCCGGGCCTGGTGTCGATTCTTCCCCCACTGCTTCACGAGCGGCGATCGCCCATCAAGAGCCTCCTCCTCGACCAACGCGTGGTAGCAGGAATCGGAAATATCTACGCGGCAGAAGCTCTCTGGCGCGCGGGTATCCACCCGCGGCGTGCGGCGAACCGGACCTCTCTCGCTCGACTCGGTCGTCTCGCCCAGTCCGTGCAGGACGTATTGAAGGAGGCCGTGGACCGGGGCGGCACCACCCTTAGAGACTTCAGCAAGCCGGATGGAGAGATGGGCTTTTTCGCGCAGCAGCTTGCAGTCTATGGACGCCAGGGTGAGGAGTGCGGGCGCTGCGGATCGGCCATTCGATCTGAAGTCATCGGAGGAAGAACAACCGCGTGGTGTCCCGAGTGCCAGCGATAG
- a CDS encoding ABC-ATPase domain-containing protein, with translation MKQLESILLRIDGRGYKAYKEVQGRLFSFDGFDLVVEHVQGDPYAAPSRFRALIPLVSSGLPASALRSDARRRAARDYLARAFRAASREFEELEIDAGRQTVLDRSACLIENENIDLRFRVDLPGAGRRILGRKAVSLLIGELPRIIDQTVGSAHLDLERLERHIAAVEDQVALREALDAAGLVAFVANGSLLPRRSGIDDRPLANAVLFESPQSLDVILRAPNAGDVSGMGIPRGITLIVGGGYHGKSTLLRALETGIYDHIPEDGREQVVAVENAVKLRAEDGRAVHAVDISPFISHLPGGHGTTSFSTELASGSTSQATALVEALETGASCIMLDEDTSATNFMIRDRRMQELVAKPSEPITPFVDRVRELRDDLGVSTLLVMGGSGDYFDHADLVIQMDAYRARDVTGEAREISSRIVTGRREERESDLATAPPRQLDPRSVNPERGRGRWKIQARGVDTLVFGRSDIDLRAVDQIEDPSQVRAIGWIIGRLSEEKIPACEPLPEIRRMLDRLRKGDWTWLSGRPDGDLAGPRAHEVLAALNRLRGVRFQGDPDKAE, from the coding sequence GTGAAGCAACTCGAGTCCATCCTCCTCCGCATCGATGGTCGCGGCTACAAGGCGTACAAGGAGGTCCAGGGACGGCTTTTCTCATTCGACGGATTCGACCTGGTGGTCGAGCACGTGCAGGGCGATCCATACGCCGCGCCGTCGCGCTTTCGGGCTCTGATCCCGCTCGTCAGCAGCGGTCTTCCTGCATCTGCTCTGAGAAGCGACGCTCGCCGACGTGCCGCGAGAGACTACCTGGCACGGGCCTTTCGCGCCGCATCGCGGGAATTCGAAGAGCTGGAGATCGATGCCGGTCGGCAGACAGTGCTCGATCGCTCGGCCTGCCTCATCGAGAACGAGAACATCGATCTCCGGTTCAGAGTCGATCTCCCCGGTGCAGGAAGGAGGATCCTCGGTCGAAAAGCGGTATCGCTCCTGATCGGCGAGCTTCCCCGCATCATCGACCAGACGGTTGGATCCGCACACCTCGACCTCGAGAGGCTGGAGCGTCACATCGCGGCGGTCGAGGACCAGGTAGCACTCCGGGAGGCCCTCGACGCGGCTGGACTCGTTGCATTCGTCGCCAACGGATCCCTTCTGCCGCGCCGGAGCGGCATCGACGACCGGCCGCTCGCCAACGCCGTTCTCTTCGAATCGCCGCAGTCACTCGACGTGATTCTCCGGGCGCCAAACGCCGGCGACGTCAGCGGCATGGGTATTCCCCGCGGCATCACCTTGATCGTTGGTGGCGGCTATCACGGCAAGTCGACCCTCCTGCGAGCACTCGAGACCGGAATCTACGATCACATCCCCGAAGATGGGCGCGAACAGGTGGTGGCGGTCGAGAATGCCGTCAAGCTTCGAGCCGAGGACGGGCGGGCGGTGCACGCGGTGGATATCTCGCCGTTCATCTCCCACCTCCCCGGCGGCCACGGAACCACGAGCTTCTCGACCGAGCTCGCCTCGGGCTCGACCTCGCAGGCGACGGCCCTCGTCGAGGCCCTCGAAACCGGCGCCTCGTGCATCATGCTCGACGAAGACACCTCGGCTACCAACTTCATGATCCGCGATCGCCGGATGCAGGAGCTGGTCGCCAAGCCCTCGGAGCCGATCACCCCGTTCGTGGATCGTGTTCGTGAGCTGCGCGATGACCTCGGCGTCTCGACCCTGTTGGTGATGGGTGGATCCGGCGATTACTTCGATCACGCCGACCTGGTGATCCAGATGGATGCCTATCGGGCACGAGACGTGACCGGAGAGGCCCGGGAGATCTCGTCCCGGATCGTTACCGGCCGGCGGGAGGAGCGGGAGTCCGACCTCGCAACAGCGCCACCCCGTCAGCTCGACCCACGCTCGGTCAATCCGGAACGCGGGAGGGGGCGGTGGAAGATCCAGGCGCGTGGCGTCGACACCCTCGTGTTCGGGCGATCCGACATCGACCTGCGGGCGGTCGACCAGATCGAGGATCCATCGCAGGTCCGAGCCATCGGGTGGATCATCGGACGCTTGAGCGAGGAGAAGATCCCCGCGTGCGAACCTCTTCCGGAGATTCGTCGGATGCTCGACCGACTCCGCAAGGGAGACTGGACCTGGCTCAGCGGCAGACCGGACGGTGACCTCGCCGGGCCGAGAGCACACGAGGTATTGGCCGCTCTCAACCGGCTCCGCGGGGTGCGATTCCAGGGCGATCCCGACAAGGCGGAGTGA